Proteins encoded by one window of Erwinia pyrifoliae DSM 12163:
- a CDS encoding host cell division inhibitor Icd-like protein has protein sequence MRVTQAAVQKEAFPLAGLLVNVMVQSLKEPVISRPITGSENLTKPNAVEYFSTINRTGGNLCLNDAREEFSGTSGSFVTSTRGEFKDTLGHFATTAHKGSLEFCESIKKGSTANATLCHDAGNNQALGSMPSFRSLSRQESLTHELKLPCPATTFICSKSESSKRMCFMVLPLRSNAFFSFSSCIGSYQYYNGNTDGNYHNRVKQYQSVKTTMPRSAPTLTGHLTTADRLIIEEAVMDITTHPQGWESFGLNSGHQHRHFVWIIAAVRRDNPALSPVIHHIAAENEREARRTLAKDNVCFFAGRLNIATTGVSHA, from the coding sequence ATGCGAGTGACTCAAGCCGCCGTCCAGAAAGAAGCCTTCCCACTGGCTGGCCTGTTAGTAAATGTTATGGTTCAGAGCCTGAAAGAACCCGTAATTTCACGCCCGATCACCGGAAGTGAAAACCTGACAAAACCTAATGCCGTGGAATATTTTTCTACCATCAATCGCACAGGGGGAAATCTCTGCCTGAATGATGCGCGGGAAGAATTTTCGGGCACGTCAGGGAGTTTCGTGACCAGTACGCGAGGCGAATTTAAGGACACGTTAGGACATTTTGCGACCACTGCGCACAAGGGAAGCCTTGAGTTTTGCGAGTCCATAAAAAAGGGCAGCACTGCGAATGCCACCCTTTGCCACGATGCCGGAAATAATCAGGCTTTAGGCTCTATGCCTTCTTTCCGCAGTCTTTCGCGGCAGGAGTCTTTAACCCATGAGCTGAAATTACCTTGCCCGGCAACAACGTTTATTTGCTCTAAAAGCGAATCCTCAAAGCGTATGTGCTTCATGGTGCTTCCTTTGCGATCAAACGCTTTTTTCTCTTTTTCGTCTTGCATTGGTAGTTACCAGTATTATAATGGCAATACAGATGGTAACTACCACAACAGGGTAAAGCAATATCAATCTGTAAAAACAACGATGCCCCGAAGTGCGCCAACACTAACAGGGCATCTCACAACCGCCGATAGACTGATTATCGAGGAAGCTGTAATGGATATTACCACACACCCGCAAGGGTGGGAGTCGTTCGGCCTGAATTCAGGCCACCAGCACCGCCATTTTGTCTGGATTATCGCCGCCGTTCGCCGTGATAACCCGGCATTGTCACCCGTCATCCACCATATCGCCGCCGAAAACGAGCGCGAAGCCCGCCGCACTCTGGCAAAAGATAACGTCTGCTTTTTTGCCGGGCGGCTGAACATCGCCACTACAGGGGTGAGCCATGCGTAA
- a CDS encoding TOPRIM and DUF927 domain-containing protein, with amino-acid sequence MRNIDLIREVTAAAAGRWPGVLAMTGITVPHSPRQHSECPACGGTDRFRFDDGGRGSHICNQCGAGDGLDLVAKVNDCDTTEAARLVADALGIDYRAAETDSEAASQRRAQAATERQQREQERQRQAAADEAARRANFSRHYQTLAEQAQPGESEYLITKGLNGFTFPMLSDGRLLLALANLSGTVTAAQTITAAGVKKLVAGSAKRGAYHAVNAPEAPQSIVIAEGLATALTAHLIRPDALAVAAVDAGNLLPVAEAMRQQHPQAKIIIAADNDHQQGGSENGASNTGKEAAEKAALSVAGWVSIPPTDHKADWNDHHQQNGLEAATAAFNDSLYQPQGESMTDEQSGAEDGNNTARDSASHTKVKLRKPGGLDSDKDPLKPRTESRSDGVFWITPKVDNESGEIINNESWLCSPLEVIGIGRDDKDQFLIIKWFPAGASASTTQAIPLADIGEREGWRVLKAGGVNITTKPAMRATLADWLQRSGSRELWRVAQATGWQCGAYIMPDGEIIGSPDMPVLFNGRSSAAAGYTCKGTAAEWRDSVARLAGGNWSMMTGIGAALAAPLIGLAGADGFGLHFYEQSSAGKTTTANAAASLYGNPDLLRLTWYGTALGLANEAAAHNDALMPLDEVGQGADPRSVAQSAYALFNGVGKLQGAKEGGNRDLKRWRTVAISTGEMDLETFIASTGQKIKAGQLVRLLNIPLSKAAEFHEHQSGKQHADALKDAFMRHHGAAGRAWVKWLADHQQQAVNAVREAESRWRSLIPADYGEQVHRVAARFAILEAALILGGVVTGWDAQTCRDAVQHSYNAWVREFGTGNKEHQQIIAQAEAFLNAHGLSRYAPFPYDPAALPIRDLAGYRTKGGHEHDPITFYTFPAAFEGEIARGFNAKQFAEVLKSAGMLTPPSSDRGYQRKSPRIDGRQYRVYVLNYLPDEESQPEE; translated from the coding sequence ATGCGAAATATTGACTTAATCCGCGAAGTGACCGCCGCCGCCGCAGGGCGCTGGCCCGGCGTGCTGGCTATGACGGGTATCACCGTTCCCCACTCACCCCGGCAGCATTCCGAATGCCCGGCGTGCGGCGGTACGGATCGCTTTCGCTTTGACGATGGCGGGCGCGGTTCCCATATCTGCAATCAGTGCGGGGCGGGTGACGGGCTTGACCTTGTGGCAAAGGTGAACGACTGCGACACCACCGAAGCGGCGCGGCTGGTGGCTGATGCGCTGGGTATTGATTACCGGGCGGCAGAAACCGACAGCGAGGCAGCCAGCCAGAGGCGGGCGCAGGCGGCAACAGAACGCCAGCAGCGGGAGCAGGAGCGCCAGCGGCAGGCCGCAGCAGACGAGGCGGCACGGCGGGCAAACTTTTCCCGTCACTATCAGACGCTGGCAGAGCAGGCGCAGCCGGGCGAAAGCGAATATCTGATAACAAAAGGACTGAATGGCTTCACCTTCCCGATGCTTTCTGACGGGCGGCTGTTACTGGCGCTGGCAAACCTGTCCGGCACGGTCACCGCCGCGCAGACCATTACCGCCGCTGGTGTCAAAAAGCTGGTGGCGGGTTCGGCAAAGCGTGGCGCATATCACGCCGTCAACGCACCAGAAGCACCGCAGAGCATAGTGATTGCCGAAGGGCTGGCAACCGCACTAACGGCGCACCTGATACGCCCTGACGCGCTGGCGGTGGCGGCGGTGGATGCGGGCAACCTGCTGCCCGTAGCGGAGGCAATGCGCCAGCAGCACCCGCAGGCGAAAATCATTATTGCCGCCGATAACGACCACCAGCAAGGAGGCTCCGAAAATGGAGCCTCCAACACCGGGAAAGAGGCAGCGGAGAAAGCCGCCCTGTCCGTGGCGGGATGGGTATCAATCCCCCCTACAGACCATAAGGCAGACTGGAATGACCACCACCAGCAAAACGGACTGGAGGCCGCTACAGCCGCTTTTAACGATTCGCTGTACCAGCCGCAGGGGGAAAGCATGACGGACGAGCAGAGCGGCGCAGAGGACGGCAATAACACGGCACGGGATTCAGCCAGCCACACTAAGGTTAAGCTAAGGAAACCGGGAGGGTTGGATAGCGATAAAGACCCGCTCAAGCCGCGCACTGAAAGCCGCAGTGACGGCGTTTTCTGGATAACCCCGAAGGTGGACAATGAGAGCGGCGAGATTATCAACAATGAATCGTGGCTGTGTTCCCCGCTGGAGGTTATCGGCATCGGACGCGACGACAAAGACCAGTTTTTAATCATCAAATGGTTCCCGGCGGGAGCCAGCGCCAGCACCACGCAGGCCATCCCCCTTGCCGATATCGGAGAGCGCGAAGGCTGGCGCGTCCTGAAGGCCGGAGGGGTGAACATCACCACCAAGCCCGCAATGCGGGCCACCCTTGCCGACTGGCTACAGCGCAGCGGTTCCCGTGAGCTATGGCGCGTGGCGCAGGCTACGGGCTGGCAGTGTGGCGCGTACATTATGCCGGACGGTGAGATTATCGGTTCCCCCGATATGCCCGTACTGTTTAACGGCAGGAGTTCAGCCGCAGCGGGCTACACCTGCAAGGGAACGGCGGCAGAATGGCGGGACAGCGTGGCAAGGCTGGCGGGCGGCAACTGGTCAATGATGACGGGGATCGGCGCGGCGCTGGCGGCCCCGCTAATCGGACTGGCGGGCGCTGACGGGTTCGGCCTTCACTTTTACGAGCAGTCGAGCGCGGGCAAGACCACCACGGCAAACGCCGCCGCCAGCCTGTACGGTAATCCTGACCTGCTGCGCCTGACGTGGTACGGCACGGCGCTGGGGCTGGCAAACGAGGCCGCCGCCCACAATGACGCGCTGATGCCGCTGGATGAAGTCGGACAGGGAGCCGATCCGCGCAGCGTGGCGCAGTCCGCTTATGCGTTGTTTAACGGCGTGGGGAAATTGCAGGGCGCGAAGGAAGGCGGCAACCGGGATTTAAAGCGCTGGCGCACCGTGGCAATCAGCACCGGGGAAATGGACCTGGAAACCTTTATCGCCAGCACCGGACAGAAGATAAAGGCCGGGCAGCTGGTGCGCCTGCTGAATATCCCGCTAAGCAAGGCGGCAGAGTTCCACGAGCACCAGAGCGGCAAACAGCACGCTGACGCGCTGAAAGATGCCTTTATGCGCCACCACGGCGCGGCAGGCCGGGCGTGGGTTAAATGGCTGGCAGACCACCAGCAGCAGGCCGTTAACGCCGTGAGGGAGGCTGAAAGCCGCTGGCGCTCACTTATCCCGGCTGACTACGGGGAGCAGGTACACCGGGTAGCCGCACGGTTCGCCATTCTGGAAGCCGCGCTGATACTGGGCGGCGTGGTCACCGGATGGGATGCGCAAACGTGCCGGGATGCGGTACAGCACAGCTATAACGCATGGGTAAGGGAGTTCGGCACCGGGAACAAGGAGCACCAGCAGATAATCGCCCAGGCTGAAGCATTTCTTAACGCCCACGGCCTGAGCCGTTACGCCCCGTTCCCGTATGACCCGGCAGCGCTGCCAATCCGCGACCTTGCAGGCTACCGGACAAAAGGCGGGCATGAGCACGACCCGATAACCTTCTATACCTTCCCCGCCGCCTTTGAGGGGGAGATAGCGAGAGGCTTTAACGCGAAACAGTTTGCGGAGGTGCTGAAAAGCGCCGGGATGCTCACCCCGCCCAGCAGTGACAGAGGTTATCAGAGGAAGTCACCGCGCATCGACGGACGGCAGTACCGGGTTTACGTGCTCAACTATTTACCGGACGAGGAGAGCCAGCCAGAGGAATAA
- a CDS encoding DUF4222 domain-containing protein, with amino-acid sequence MTTRTQQRQFKDSHGRTVTLRGMSGGNVVFMRPGYPHPCQQPLEKFKAEFIEVTPCE; translated from the coding sequence ATGACCACCCGCACCCAACAGCGCCAGTTTAAGGACTCACACGGGCGCACCGTCACACTGCGCGGCATGAGCGGCGGGAACGTGGTTTTTATGCGCCCCGGCTACCCGCACCCGTGCCAGCAGCCGCTAGAGAAATTTAAAGCGGAGTTTATCGAGGTGACGCCATGCGAGTGA